The following coding sequences lie in one Mucilaginibacter sp. KACC 22773 genomic window:
- a CDS encoding UbiD family decarboxylase: protein MGYKSLQACIADLEKHGHLVRIKEEVDPHLQMAAIHLRVFENQGPAILFENVKGSKFPAVSNLFGTLERSKFIFRDTLEKIKTLVELKNDPIKAIKNPFKYANVALTALSALPMKGSGRGAPVNFGKCNISDIPQIVNWPMDGGPFVTMPQVYTEDADKPGIMNANLGMYRIQLAGNDYILNKEIGLHYQLHRGIGVHQTKANAKGQPLKVSIFVGGPPSHPVAAVMPLPEGLSEMTFAGALGNRRFRYFYDDEGFCISSDADFVITGTVMPMENKPEGPFGDHLGYYSLAHDFPLLKVHNVYHRKDAIWSFTVVGRPPQEDTSFGALIHEISGAAIPKEIPGLHAVNAVDAAGVHPLLFATGSERYTPYIKERKPQEILTIANHILGKSQLSLAKYLLIAAQEDDPSLDVNNIAAFLHHILQRVDFTRDLHFYTRTTIDTLDYSGDGLNTGSKVAITVAGDIKRELWTELPSWFDLPRPVTHIKMAMPGVLMVEVPKHVNHKDIDNVISVIEYRLKEEEDELGGLALMVLCDDAAFAAANINNFVWVTFTRSNPSHDIYGIGSFTEHKHWGCSGPLIIDARIKSHHAPVLERDPEVEKLVDKMGEKGGALYGLI from the coding sequence ATGGGTTATAAGAGTTTACAGGCTTGTATTGCCGACCTGGAAAAACATGGTCATTTGGTGCGGATTAAAGAGGAAGTGGATCCTCATTTACAGATGGCTGCCATCCACTTGCGGGTGTTTGAAAACCAGGGGCCGGCCATACTTTTCGAAAATGTAAAGGGCAGCAAGTTCCCGGCAGTGTCTAACCTGTTTGGTACGTTGGAGCGGTCTAAATTTATCTTCCGGGATACGCTGGAGAAGATCAAAACACTCGTCGAACTAAAAAACGATCCTATTAAGGCTATTAAAAATCCTTTTAAATATGCCAATGTAGCGCTTACAGCCTTATCGGCATTGCCCATGAAAGGTAGTGGAAGGGGCGCCCCCGTAAACTTTGGAAAATGTAACATCAGCGATATCCCGCAGATAGTAAATTGGCCTATGGATGGCGGGCCTTTTGTAACCATGCCACAGGTATACACCGAAGATGCCGATAAACCCGGCATCATGAATGCAAACCTGGGCATGTACCGCATACAATTGGCCGGTAACGATTATATTTTGAATAAAGAGATAGGCTTACACTACCAGCTACATCGTGGTATTGGGGTACATCAAACCAAAGCCAATGCAAAAGGCCAGCCTTTAAAAGTGAGCATTTTTGTTGGCGGCCCGCCAAGCCACCCGGTGGCTGCCGTTATGCCGCTGCCCGAAGGCTTATCTGAAATGACCTTTGCAGGCGCCCTGGGTAACCGTCGTTTCCGCTATTTTTATGATGATGAGGGTTTTTGCATTTCCTCGGATGCCGATTTTGTGATAACCGGCACTGTGATGCCAATGGAAAATAAACCAGAAGGCCCTTTTGGCGATCACCTGGGTTATTACAGCCTCGCCCATGATTTTCCTTTGTTAAAAGTGCATAACGTATATCATCGCAAGGATGCCATCTGGTCGTTCACGGTGGTAGGGCGGCCGCCGCAGGAGGATACCAGTTTCGGCGCATTGATCCACGAGATAAGCGGGGCAGCCATCCCGAAGGAAATACCGGGCCTGCACGCCGTTAACGCCGTTGATGCGGCTGGTGTTCACCCATTATTATTTGCAACCGGCAGCGAGCGCTATACGCCCTACATTAAAGAACGAAAACCACAGGAGATATTAACCATCGCCAACCACATTTTAGGTAAAAGCCAGCTAAGCCTTGCAAAATATTTGCTAATAGCTGCTCAGGAAGATGACCCGAGCCTGGATGTAAATAATATTGCAGCATTTTTACATCATATACTGCAACGCGTTGATTTTACCCGCGACCTGCACTTTTATACCCGCACCACCATTGATACCCTTGACTACAGTGGCGACGGACTGAACACCGGTAGTAAAGTAGCCATAACCGTAGCCGGCGATATTAAGCGCGAACTTTGGACAGAGCTACCATCCTGGTTTGATTTGCCCCGCCCGGTGACCCATATTAAAATGGCCATGCCCGGCGTATTGATGGTTGAAGTGCCTAAGCATGTGAATCATAAGGATATCGATAATGTTATCAGCGTTATTGAATACCGGCTGAAAGAGGAAGAAGATGAACTGGGCGGACTGGCGCTCATGGTACTATGCGATGACGCAGCCTTTGCAGCAGCCAATATCAACAACTTTGTATGGGTAACCTTTACACGCAGTAACCCATCGCACGATATTTATGGTATAGGCAGCTTCACCGAGCACAAACACTGGGGCTGCAGCGGCCCGCTTATTATAGATGCACGCATTAAATCCCACCACGCACCGGTATTGGAGCGCGACCCTGAAGTTGAAAAGCTGGTTGATAAAATGGGCGAAAAAGGGGGGGCTTTGTACGGATTGATTTAG
- a CDS encoding M16 family metallopeptidase, with translation MKKIFVTLFFICGSLSVMAQSETTSFDVDGIKVIFKPTLKDIINVRMFYRGGVTNYPASQAGIEKFALEATTECGTKKYTGNVYRDRADVYGIDVASEGEYDYGNIQMQCITKYFNEGWDLFTESVVNPVFEAGEVELLRSKIVAKMREDQSNPDKRAEQLVLQNAFEGTPYATDPDGTEEILSKLTASDLKNYYGSIFNKNRMFIVVAGKISKEVLIAKIKASFANIPSAPYTPVALHEPAWNDYKVVKEDRNLQTNYIDAIMNGPTFNSPEYVAYRVGISALGGSLFSELRTKLNLSYDPGTYSVMQHMPYALMYVSTTSPKEAVTAMNEQLNKVLSYGLSPEGLKRIKSSFITTNYIKQQSTASITGSLGIAEILGGWQIAEDLPKAIENVTVDQINQAMQKYIVGLRWSYLGDLKKADEADAAFKMTVGH, from the coding sequence ATGAAGAAAATATTTGTAACGCTTTTTTTTATCTGTGGAAGCCTGTCTGTTATGGCCCAGTCAGAAACAACGTCGTTTGATGTGGACGGGATAAAGGTAATTTTTAAGCCTACACTAAAAGATATTATCAACGTGCGCATGTTTTACCGGGGCGGCGTAACCAATTACCCGGCCAGCCAGGCAGGTATCGAAAAATTTGCACTGGAGGCTACTACCGAGTGCGGCACCAAAAAATATACGGGCAACGTATATCGCGACAGGGCCGATGTTTACGGCATTGACGTAGCGTCGGAAGGCGAATACGATTATGGTAATATCCAGATGCAGTGCATCACCAAATATTTTAACGAGGGCTGGGACTTATTTACCGAATCGGTTGTAAACCCTGTTTTTGAAGCAGGCGAAGTGGAATTATTGCGGAGTAAAATAGTAGCCAAAATGCGCGAAGATCAATCAAACCCGGATAAGCGTGCAGAGCAACTGGTTTTGCAAAATGCCTTCGAAGGCACGCCTTATGCCACCGACCCTGATGGCACCGAGGAGATCCTGAGCAAATTAACAGCGTCCGATCTTAAAAACTATTACGGCTCCATCTTCAATAAAAACAGGATGTTTATTGTAGTGGCCGGTAAAATCAGCAAAGAGGTGCTCATTGCCAAAATAAAGGCATCATTTGCCAACATCCCATCTGCACCATACACACCTGTTGCCTTACACGAACCGGCCTGGAACGATTACAAGGTGGTTAAGGAAGACCGCAACCTGCAAACCAACTACATAGATGCTATCATGAATGGCCCAACATTTAATAGCCCCGAATATGTGGCTTATCGTGTAGGTATTTCGGCGCTGGGTGGATCGTTATTCAGCGAGTTACGTACCAAGCTTAATCTGTCATATGATCCCGGTACGTATTCTGTAATGCAGCATATGCCTTATGCTTTAATGTACGTGAGTACAACCAGCCCAAAAGAAGCCGTAACAGCCATGAACGAGCAACTGAATAAAGTATTAAGCTACGGCTTAAGCCCGGAGGGACTTAAGCGCATAAAAAGCAGCTTTATTACCACCAACTATATCAAGCAACAAAGCACCGCCTCCATAACCGGCAGCCTGGGCATTGCCGAAATTTTGGGCGGTTGGCAAATTGCCGAGGACCTGCCCAAAGCCATCGAAAACGTAACGGTTGACCAAATAAACCAAGCTATGCAAAAATACATCGTCGGCCTGCGCTGGAGCTACTTAGGCGACCTGAAAAAAGCAGACGAAGCTGATGCTGCGTTTAAGATGACTGTTGGTCATTAG
- a CDS encoding sulfite exporter TauE/SafE family protein gives MSVIVLTLIILIGSYFAGLLGSLTGLGGGVVIIPLLTLLLKVDIHYAIGASLVSVIATSSGSAAAYVKEGITNIRLGMFLEIATTAGAMVGALIAVYIPTHFIAILFGVILILSAIMSLKKKVESINQEPSVLAEKLKLNSTYPTAGGSVAYKVKNVGGGFFMMMFAGTISGLLGIGSGALKVLAMDTIMRIPFKVSTTTSNFMIGVTAAASAVVYLQRGYIDPGLSMPVAIGVLLGALSGSKILVHTNSSGWLRWVFAVVVTFLASQMIYNGFTHKI, from the coding sequence ATGTCGGTAATTGTACTAACGCTTATTATACTTATCGGCTCGTATTTTGCGGGATTGCTGGGCTCATTAACCGGTTTGGGTGGAGGAGTGGTTATTATTCCATTGCTTACCTTGCTTTTGAAGGTAGATATTCATTACGCTATCGGCGCATCGCTGGTATCTGTAATTGCAACATCGTCGGGTTCGGCAGCTGCTTATGTTAAAGAGGGCATTACCAACATCAGGCTGGGCATGTTTTTGGAGATAGCTACAACTGCCGGCGCCATGGTAGGCGCACTTATAGCGGTTTATATTCCTACCCATTTCATCGCCATTTTGTTTGGGGTTATCCTTATCCTATCGGCCATCATGTCGTTAAAGAAAAAGGTGGAATCCATAAACCAGGAGCCCAGCGTACTGGCCGAAAAACTGAAGCTGAACAGTACCTACCCAACTGCCGGTGGTTCGGTAGCCTATAAAGTAAAAAATGTAGGCGGTGGGTTTTTTATGATGATGTTTGCAGGCACAATTTCGGGGCTGTTAGGCATAGGTTCGGGTGCGTTAAAAGTACTGGCTATGGATACCATTATGCGTATCCCCTTTAAAGTATCAACCACAACAAGTAATTTTATGATAGGGGTTACCGCTGCAGCAAGCGCGGTGGTTTACCTGCAACGCGGATATATTGACCCCGGATTATCCATGCCTGTCGCCATAGGCGTTTTATTAGGTGCGCTAAGCGGCTCAAAAATACTGGTACATACCAACTCATCCGGCTGGCTACGTTGGGTATTTGCGGTAGTAGTAACCTTTTTAGCGTCGCAAATGATATATAACGGATTTACGCATAAGATTTAG
- a CDS encoding M16 family metallopeptidase gives MNKKACLFTILSALFPMLLVAQIKLPANMFLKKLPNGLDVLVVEDNSVPLATIMITTKNGSYTETPKFNGLSHLYEHMFFKANKDYKNQEDFLDRVSELGMQFNGSTTYENVNYYFTLPKFNLNQGLDFMNSAIRYPSFNAEEMARENIVVDGEFQRQESSPTFALSDAMDHHMWGNLYSRKNAIGNHDVIRSATPDLMDSIKNKYYYPNNSLLTVAGDVEHQDVFKKVEAIYGSWKPSKFDPFKKWPIPEFKPLVKPDYFVVESALSNVPFIMIDWQGPDTRNDVQSTYAADVFSYILNQNSSTLKKALVQSGLALDVSISYLTLSHVGPITLFVVPNPDKIRECMAEIKRQLELMDKADYVTDEQITTSKQKLGILKVQEEEVASDFVQVLSFWWSSASLDYYTTYNTRLNQVTRADLQSYVRKYIKNKPYCAGMLINPQLAAQVNPKTFFNASN, from the coding sequence ATGAACAAAAAAGCCTGCCTGTTTACAATTTTATCTGCGCTGTTCCCAATGCTGCTTGTTGCCCAAATAAAACTACCGGCCAACATGTTTTTAAAAAAACTCCCCAATGGATTGGATGTATTGGTTGTTGAAGATAATAGCGTGCCCCTGGCCACCATCATGATAACTACTAAAAATGGTTCCTATACCGAAACGCCAAAATTTAACGGGCTAAGCCATTTATATGAGCACATGTTTTTTAAAGCCAATAAGGATTATAAAAACCAGGAAGATTTTTTAGACCGTGTAAGCGAACTGGGCATGCAGTTTAACGGATCGACAACGTATGAAAACGTAAACTATTATTTTACCCTGCCTAAGTTTAACCTGAACCAGGGGTTGGATTTTATGAATTCGGCCATCCGTTATCCCTCTTTTAACGCCGAAGAGATGGCGAGGGAAAATATTGTTGTTGATGGCGAGTTTCAACGCCAGGAATCGAGCCCGACATTTGCTTTGAGCGATGCTATGGACCACCACATGTGGGGCAATTTGTACAGCCGTAAAAATGCTATTGGCAACCATGATGTCATCCGTTCGGCTACGCCCGATTTGATGGACTCTATCAAAAATAAATATTATTATCCAAACAATTCCCTATTGACCGTTGCCGGCGATGTGGAGCACCAGGATGTTTTTAAAAAGGTGGAAGCCATTTATGGCAGCTGGAAACCATCAAAGTTTGATCCCTTTAAAAAGTGGCCCATACCGGAGTTTAAACCATTGGTAAAACCCGATTATTTTGTGGTAGAATCGGCGCTGAGCAACGTGCCCTTTATTATGATTGACTGGCAGGGGCCAGATACCCGCAACGATGTACAGTCAACCTACGCGGCAGATGTATTCAGTTATATTTTAAACCAAAACTCGTCAACGCTCAAAAAGGCGCTGGTACAATCGGGGCTGGCGCTTGATGTAAGCATCAGTTATTTAACATTAAGCCATGTTGGGCCTATCACCTTGTTTGTGGTACCCAATCCTGATAAAATTAGGGAGTGCATGGCCGAAATAAAACGACAACTGGAATTGATGGATAAAGCTGATTATGTAACCGATGAGCAAATTACCACATCTAAACAAAAACTGGGCATCTTAAAGGTGCAGGAAGAAGAAGTCGCGTCGGACTTTGTACAGGTTTTATCGTTCTGGTGGTCATCAGCATCCCTGGACTATTATACCACTTACAACACCAGGTTAAACCAGGTAACCCGGGCCGATTTGCAAAGCTATGTGCGCAAGTACATTAAAAACAAGCCCTACTGTGCCGGCATGCTCATCAACCCTCAACTGGCTGCACAGGTAAACCCTAAAACTTTTTTCAACGCATCAAACTGA
- a CDS encoding IS3 family transposase, translated as MKQDYAHLSWAFLCGLFGKTRHAHYDHLWRNQDDSIKEEIILQLVHEIRKPLPRLGTRKMLYLLKPQLASHHIEIGRDYLFDLLDAHKLLIRQRKRKAITTDSRHWMHKYANLVKEMHIIRPEELWVSDITYIRVQNQWGYLSLITDAFSRKIMGYCFRLDMLALGPIAALQMALDVRSYSGQTLTHHSDRGSQYCSKDYVELLGNETISISMTERGDPYENALAERMNGIIKGEFDLYISPVNFEQTYKKIDSSIKAYNELRPHGSCDYLTPCQAHEQGDVLKKRWKEYPGKWEKEKPLAIPA; from the coding sequence ATGAAGCAGGATTACGCGCATTTAAGCTGGGCGTTTCTATGCGGACTGTTTGGCAAAACCCGCCATGCGCACTATGATCACTTATGGAGAAACCAGGATGACTCTATCAAAGAGGAAATTATCCTGCAGCTTGTTCATGAAATAAGGAAGCCTTTACCCCGGTTAGGGACAAGAAAGATGCTTTATCTGCTTAAGCCGCAACTGGCTTCTCATCATATAGAAATCGGCAGGGACTACCTGTTTGACTTGCTTGACGCTCATAAGCTGCTGATCAGGCAGCGTAAACGAAAAGCAATCACCACCGATTCCCGGCACTGGATGCATAAGTACGCCAACCTGGTAAAGGAAATGCATATTATACGGCCGGAGGAACTTTGGGTAAGCGATATAACTTACATTCGGGTGCAAAACCAATGGGGCTACCTGTCACTGATAACAGATGCATTTTCACGTAAGATCATGGGTTATTGTTTCCGCCTGGATATGCTGGCGCTGGGGCCTATAGCGGCCTTACAGATGGCCCTGGATGTCCGCAGTTACAGCGGGCAAACCCTTACCCATCACTCTGACAGAGGGTCCCAATACTGCTCTAAGGATTATGTGGAATTGCTTGGGAACGAAACTATTTCCATCAGTATGACTGAACGGGGTGACCCGTATGAGAATGCACTGGCCGAACGAATGAATGGCATCATCAAGGGGGAGTTCGACCTGTACATCAGCCCGGTTAACTTTGAGCAGACTTATAAAAAGATCGATAGCAGTATTAAGGCATACAACGAATTGAGGCCCCATGGAAGCTGTGACTACCTGACGCCTTGCCAGGCGCATGAACAAGGTGATGTACTGAAAAAACGCTGGAAGGAATACCCGGGCAAATGGGAGAAGGAAAAGCCGCTGGCCATACCCGCCTGA
- the mmuM gene encoding homocysteine S-methyltransferase — translation MKNIFDNFIQKKGLVVLDGAMATELEARGADLNHSLWSAKLLNENPELIKQVHYDYLMAGADVITTASYQASFEGFAKHGYTTEEAIGLMQLSVQLAFDARDEFIKAFPGRERPLVAASVGPYGASLADGSEYRGNYGVGIEDLKAFHRRRMQVLIETGADVLACETIPCIDEAVALQELLAEFPGVQAWISFSCKDESHLSSGEDFADAVKLINQSAQVVAVGVNCTAPQHIASLVKIAATNTSKYILVYPNKGEVWDAVNKCWLPANTSHTHFYDGAKSWYLAGAKIIGGCCKTTPEDIKQLQQLG, via the coding sequence ATGAAAAACATCTTCGATAATTTTATTCAAAAAAAAGGTTTGGTTGTTCTTGATGGGGCAATGGCAACCGAGCTGGAGGCGAGGGGTGCTGATCTTAACCATAGTTTATGGTCGGCAAAACTGTTAAACGAGAACCCGGAGCTGATTAAGCAGGTACACTATGATTATTTAATGGCAGGCGCCGATGTCATAACAACCGCCAGCTACCAGGCCAGCTTTGAAGGTTTTGCAAAGCACGGATATACAACCGAAGAAGCTATCGGCTTGATGCAGCTGAGCGTACAATTGGCTTTTGATGCGCGTGATGAGTTTATCAAAGCGTTCCCCGGCCGTGAAAGGCCATTGGTAGCTGCCTCGGTAGGGCCTTATGGGGCGTCATTGGCCGATGGATCAGAATATCGGGGCAATTACGGTGTAGGCATTGAAGATTTGAAAGCGTTTCACCGCCGCCGGATGCAGGTATTAATAGAAACCGGGGCAGATGTACTGGCATGCGAAACCATTCCGTGTATAGATGAGGCCGTTGCGTTGCAGGAATTGTTAGCGGAGTTTCCCGGCGTACAAGCCTGGATCAGTTTCAGCTGTAAAGATGAAAGCCACCTGAGCAGCGGGGAAGATTTTGCCGATGCTGTAAAATTGATAAATCAATCGGCACAGGTAGTAGCGGTTGGTGTTAACTGCACCGCGCCACAGCATATAGCTTCATTAGTAAAGATAGCGGCCACAAATACCAGTAAGTATATCCTGGTTTATCCAAACAAGGGCGAAGTTTGGGATGCTGTGAATAAATGCTGGCTGCCGGCTAACACAAGCCATACTCATTTTTATGACGGGGCAAAAAGCTGGTATTTGGCAGGCGCCAAAATTATTGGCGGCTGCTGTAAAACAACACCTGAAGATATTAAGCAATTGCAGCAGTTGGGGTGA
- a CDS encoding DUF72 domain-containing protein encodes MDNDNLFYAGISGLQIPIPKRDFPPELGHLSRLGFYATLFNSIEINSSFYKLPIGKTVAKWAAEVPHHFKFTYKLWREITHNKNLAFNPEDVERFMQAVGQAGDKKGCLLVQFPASIQVNNLHALERLISIIRLNDPGCEWKVAVEFRHRSWYRDDVYELLARYNMGMVLHDMPASASPLITVHDDVVYLRFHGPDGGYRGSYADDFLYEYAQYVKEWLADGKTVYAYFNNTMGNALNNLQMLNRYAG; translated from the coding sequence GTGGATAACGATAATTTATTTTACGCTGGTATAAGCGGTTTGCAAATCCCGATCCCCAAACGCGATTTTCCGCCGGAATTGGGACATCTGAGCAGGTTAGGATTTTATGCTACTTTGTTCAACTCTATAGAGATTAACAGTTCGTTTTATAAACTACCTATTGGTAAAACCGTTGCCAAATGGGCTGCCGAAGTGCCCCATCACTTTAAGTTTACCTATAAATTGTGGCGCGAGATAACGCATAACAAAAACCTGGCTTTTAACCCCGAAGATGTGGAACGTTTTATGCAGGCAGTTGGCCAGGCAGGTGATAAAAAAGGTTGCCTGCTGGTACAGTTCCCGGCCAGTATACAGGTAAATAACCTGCATGCGCTTGAGCGGTTAATCAGCATAATCCGGCTAAACGACCCGGGCTGTGAATGGAAGGTAGCAGTTGAATTCAGACACCGGAGTTGGTATCGTGACGATGTATATGAACTGCTGGCGCGGTATAATATGGGCATGGTATTGCATGATATGCCGGCATCTGCCAGCCCGTTGATAACTGTTCATGATGATGTAGTTTACCTGCGGTTTCATGGCCCCGATGGGGGATACCGCGGCAGCTATGCCGATGACTTTTTATATGAATATGCACAATATGTAAAAGAATGGCTAGCAGATGGTAAAACGGTTTATGCTTATTTTAACAACACCATGGGCAATGCCTTAAACAACCTCCAAATGTTGAACCGGTACGCCGGTTAG
- a CDS encoding four helix bundle protein: MGNRLEDLEIYNLSQIFGEQIWELVIKWDYLAKDTIGKQLVRSADSIAANISEGFGRFHYKENKNFCYFSRGSILETKTWLQKAKSRKLIEEEHYQLLMKQLELIHLKLNAYIKFIGKNILNDQ; encoded by the coding sequence ATGGGTAATCGTTTAGAAGATTTAGAAATTTATAATTTATCTCAAATATTTGGCGAACAAATATGGGAGCTGGTTATAAAATGGGATTATTTGGCGAAAGACACTATTGGTAAACAGTTGGTAAGGTCAGCTGATTCTATTGCCGCCAATATTTCTGAGGGATTCGGGCGATTTCACTACAAGGAAAACAAAAACTTCTGCTATTTCAGTCGTGGGTCTATCCTGGAAACCAAAACATGGCTACAGAAGGCTAAAAGCAGAAAATTGATTGAGGAAGAGCACTATCAATTACTAATGAAACAATTAGAACTTATCCACCTAAAACTAAACGCCTACATCAAATTCATTGGCAAAAATATCCTCAATGACCAATGA